TGTTGCAAGTAAGACTATATTCGAGGAATGAAACGGGCGCTTCTAATGGCGGTTTACTCAACGTGACCTCCCTTTCTGCACCAGAGATCATTCTGCCCTATGGCAGCTCAACTGGCTCCGAGATTCGACTCGGCGATACTGATGAGGGCTATCCACCGGCTCTCTTCCCTAATCTTACATATATCAATCTTGAGCGGCCAAGTTCTCAACGCAATAATACAACAGCTTTTGCAGCCGAGGCATTCCCAGATGTTAGGATTGCCCGCGATGGTGGCTTATTACTGGGGCCACTGGTTCTCAATGAGAGTGCTTCTCTCCTTTCCGTAACAATTCCTGTTCGGGACAACAATGATACCTTCATCCTTGGCTACATGACTGTGGTTACGCTTGCCGAGTCACTCACCGCGGTTCAGGAATCTCGTGAAGGATTGGGAAAGACGGGTACCGTCTTACTCATTGGCCCTACTGATCGGTCAAATCGTTTTAACAAAACTCAGCCCGCCAGCAATGCGACATATACTCCCAACCGTGATGAATTTGGTAATGTGATGATCAAATTTGTCCTTCCTCCTAAGAATCCGGAAGGACAGAAGGATCGTCATGATGTTCATCAGTTTGTCAGCGAGACTGGTAACAGAGCATTTCCTGTCAAGTATTACCCAGCAGCGTTCGATTCGTTCACAAAACATTATAATACTGTCAATAACGCCAGCGCTCTCCTCAACACACACAACGAACAAGACGTCCGTGTCGCAGTTGGATTTGCTCGAACACAAACTCCCCTGGCAAACTGGACTGTCATCGTCGAGAAAGCCAGATCAGAAGCCTATAAGCCAATCAACACTTTGCGGAACATCCTGCTTGGAACCGTGTTCGGTACTGTCGGCTTGATAGCCTTGCTGGTCATTCCATGTGCTCACCTTAGTGTGTTGCCTATTCGAAAACTCAAAGCGGCCACAGAAAAGTCAGTCAATCCCCCAGGATACGAAGACTCATTCATCGATTCGGATTCCGAGTTCGGAGAGGAGATTCCCAGTTCTGGAGGGATATCACGACGATCGAGAAAACGAGGACCAATAGCGAAATTTATTCGAAAAATGCAGGGAAAGTCGAATGGGCCGAGTTCAAATCGAGATGTTGCTCGCCGAATGTTCAAAATCCCTGCAAAAGTCGATGACCGGAGGCACTTCGTTACGGATGAGCTGACTGAGCTGACGCGAACCTTCAACGATATGAGTGACGAATTAGTAAAACAATATCTTTCCCTTGAGGTCAAGGTGGCAGAGCGAACAAGGGAGCTGgaggagagcaagaaggcAGCGGAGGCGGCTAACGAGAGCAAGACGCTTTTCATTGCCAACATTTCCCACGAACTGAAGACGCCCCTGAACGGCATTCTTGGCATGTGTGCCGTATGCATGGAAGAGAACGACATCGTTAGGATCAAGCAATCCTTGAAGACACTCTACAAGTCCGGCGACTTGCTGCTTCATCTCTTGGAGGACTTGTTGAGTTTCTCCAAGAACCAGATTGGCCAGCAGCTCAACCTTGAACTGAGGGAATTCCGACTGGCCGATATCCGATCACAGATTTTGACCATTTTCGACAAGCAGGTTCGAGAAGGAAAGATCAATTTCTCGGTAGAGTTCATCAGCTCCGACAATATCGACATCAGCGCAAGTCCAGACAGAACGAATGGGGAGACAAGATTACCAGCACTTGGACCCTATGGAACTGGAAGATTAAAAGACATGTGTCTATGGGGCGATCAACACCGAATACTTCAAGTCATCATAAACTTGGTGAGCAACAGTTTGAAGTTCACGCCTCACAATGGCAGCGTCTCAGTCCGCATTAAGTGTCTTGGAGAAGCAGATGCCATCGCTGAGAATGAAAGCCGTACATCATCAATATCGAAGAACTCGCGGAACAACTCACGGACTGGGCGTCCTCGACAACGTGGAAGCGCCAGCTCAGCAAACTCGGGAGGCTCAGGAAACCGAAACTCGATCCCGAAGTTCAAGGGCACAGGAACTGCCCTGTCAATCAACCCCATGGACCCAAAGGCAACTCCTCATGTCCTGGTCCGGGAGCGATCCCCTACGCCTCCTCCACCAGGCGCCAAGTCGTATGTGTTCGAGTTTGAGGTACAGGATACTGGCCCAGGCATACCTGAGCATATGCAGCAAAAGGTTTTTGAGCCTTTTGTCCAAGGAGATCTGGGTCTGAGCAAGAAATTTGGTGGCACTGGATTGGGATTGAGTATCTGTCACCAGCTAGCAGGCCTCATGGGTGGTTCTATCAGCCTGCGTAGCACTCTGGGTGTCGGCACAACCTTCACTATGCAGATCCCACTAAAATACGTGAAGGACCGGTAAGTGTTCACCAGCGAAATTGCTACAAAGTTACTAATAGTTAGATCCAGAACTTCCAGCACTGCATCGAGCAGTGTGAAATCC
This DNA window, taken from Fusarium oxysporum f. sp. lycopersici 4287 chromosome 7, whole genome shotgun sequence, encodes the following:
- a CDS encoding osomolarity two-component system, sensor histidine kinase SLN1, with protein sequence MRIAIREQLAALVLLAVLVSLAIVSIPTWIYVNRFVVDIEREGLQLTASLKASRISAELGLIETIAMTISSRILVQSAFTNFYNTGDRNWEDAREDLESALAVSTSSGLLQVRLYSRNETGASNGGLLNVTSLSAPEIILPYGSSTGSEIRLGDTDEGYPPALFPNLTYINLERPSSQRNNTTAFAAEAFPDVRIARDGGLLLGPLVLNESASLLSVTIPVRDNNDTFILGYMTVVTLAESLTAVQESREGLGKTGTVLLIGPTDRSNRFNKTQPASNATYTPNRDEFGNVMIKFVLPPKNPEGQKDRHDVHQFVSETGNRAFPVKYYPAAFDSFTKHYNTVNNASALLNTHNEQDVRVAVGFARTQTPLANWTVIVEKARSEAYKPINTLRNILLGTVFGTVGLIALLVIPCAHLSVLPIRKLKAATEKSVNPPGYEDSFIDSDSEFGEEIPSSGGISRRSRKRGPIAKFIRKMQGKSNGPSSNRDVARRMFKIPAKVDDRRHFVTDELTELTRTFNDMSDELVKQYLSLEVKVAERTRELEESKKAAEAANESKTLFIANISHELKTPLNGILGMCAVCMEENDIVRIKQSLKTLYKSGDLLLHLLEDLLSFSKNQIGQQLNLELREFRLADIRSQILTIFDKQVREGKINFSVEFISSDNIDISASPDRTNGETRLPALGPYGTGRLKDMCLWGDQHRILQVIINLVSNSLKFTPHNGSVSVRIKCLGEADAIAENESRTSSISKNSRNNSRTGRPRQRGSASSANSGGSGNRNSIPKFKGTGTALSINPMDPKATPHVLVRERSPTPPPPGAKSYVFEFEVQDTGPGIPEHMQQKVFEPFVQGDLGLSKKFGGTGLGLSICHQLAGLMGGSISLRSTLGVGTTFTMQIPLKYVKDRTSSTASSSVKSRPASVDASDIEPQRVAPGTPKPAAETKSAGALNPQPRLVGLSQPYFAADPPSIKSAEQKMAEIDRAIASKGGQGRLRVLVADDNSTNIEVVSRMLKLEDVYDVTIAKDGQEAYDLVKATMEKNQAFDVIFMDVQMPNLDGLQSTRLIREMGYTSPIVALTAFSEESNVKECIDSGMDEFLAKPIRRPALKQVLKKFATIPEEPEDEKRSSSLKPKARTNGNAIQPHKEGENGAPREKHG